taaaataaaattttaaaaatttaaatttaaatttgacagttatacaaatacaaattgtGTTAGTAATGTCTAATGAGTTATTAATTGTTGTGTTGGATCCCACATTGGGTGAAGGCCTCCCCCATCGTCCAAGTCGCTTTTCAGCAATAAGGCCACCTTTTCGTATGTAAGTGCCTGTTAATTTTTATCTCCGTCGCAGATGTACCCAATAGTAGCCTAGctattagttattattctgtgtcAATAGgtacacaaaatttcatggtAATCGGCCATGGTCCAGTCGTTACGGAGGAGTTTAATACAAACATCCGGACACGAGAATAGGacaacatctattttttacaCCCCCTAAGTGACAAGAGAAAGGCAGAACAATGTTGTCCGGGACAGCTAgtcaacataataattattataacatactagtggtccgccccggcttcgcccgtggtacatatttcgcaataaaaggtagcctatgtcctttctcgggtttcaaaatatctccataccaaatttcatgcaaattggttcagtagtttaggcgtgattgagtaacagacagacagacagacagagttactttcgcatttataatattagtatggatgtaatgACTATTCAAAGCGCTCTTAAAGGAAaactagtattaaataaatgttccaTTTTAATACTTTACCCATAACGTTAGTACAATAGCGACAGCCAATCTAGAAGTTTCTTCAACTTGTAAAATAAGCTGTTCCATCAATCCGCCGATGTAGAGAATCAAACCTAATTTGGAtaaagcctggaaaatataaactttatttattattttattattataagcctgtaaaataattaattattataatttactagttGTGCCCGTGACATCGTTCGATAAAAGGATATTtagagcatttttttttttgctaccGGAAATGTATTCAATTGgtcattatataaaattcctagaaaatgtatatttttcctacaaaaaaatgtaaaataaataaaaaataatgggCGCTCTTCACAGTGAGCAGTTTTGGGCGAGTAGAGacaatcacgatagtgtagagCCTAAATGTCTATGGcggcaaacatcgacgatcatttgttgggccaacgctgcccattgtgaagaggggagagataaataatttgtatttataattttttttattaatttccccctaaaatataattacttacttccattaaaacaaaaagagCTCCAAAGAACAGTAGAGTGGACCACTCTACGCGATGCAGGATCGGCTCTAAGTCGTCTCTGTCCGCTAGAGTTAGGAGTAATATTGCTCCTAGGAACGCTGTCCAGCCTAGGGATACTCTATctagaattaaattaaatattaggtataacttcaggatttttaaaatagtaatttgATAGTAAAACATATTTGAACAAGACATCCTCAAAAACGACATATTTCAAAAGGAATACTCTTCAACACATTATGTTGGTTGCATTCAAACAAagtcttataatattagagtagataaaagaaaaaaagggcgtgtgagcacacgtgtcagaaatgaaacttctttggcaagattcaaagataccaaaatcatcgccttACGTGACCATCCATGACGTGACCGTATTGGCATGACGCGACGTTATATACTTATACCTAGACGACATCAAATACGTCAAATTTCTAATggaatattgttataatacaCAGGCGCTGgataatttattgaaacacCTTATTTCGCGGCAGTAAAGTTTAAAGTCGTTTGTGTCCCtcattttcaaatttcaaaaattgtcCGAATTAAAACTCTGCCTACTAATGTATTAGGCAGAGTTTTCGAATGATACAATCGACTTTGAAGTTTTGAACATTACTGCCACGAAATAAGgtgttaatttcaatgaatatttaatattattttttacattatctGACCTTTGAGTCTAGTTGTTATTTATAGTACGTCAATgttaaggtacaagtccgagacgggccgcagaccgcaaactgcaaccgcaaactgcaagcgacagcacttgtttctatgaacatctatgaaattgattctaagcgcggcaacactgctgcctgcagacgcaacgcgcagcgattcatagatgttcatagaaacaagtgttgtcgcttgcagtttgccgttgcagtttgcggtctgcggcccgtctcggacttgtacctttattaaaacttaatttatacAAGCAAAATAATCGaattattctttttttgaCAGTTAagatttatgttattatatattagtatctataatctatacttacttAATTCAGGAATAGAGTGTAGAAAGAAAACGGTGACGACAAACACAATAGCTATTGTAGATTTGATTAGAAGAGTTCGGTCGCGTATTttatactgaaaaaaaaaaaatattttaacgacaTTTATGAAAATGTCTAATTTCGAGATGTTTTAGGAACTTTTGGTagatgatattaaaatataatctttcTTTAAATTGGATATTACCTATGATTTGTTTCATGGACCCTAGtttcaatattgtataatgcagtttataatacctatatttgcacgctcaactacgagcagaatgtttaaggatcaatattatctgtaactACAAACATCTgtattctacattctgcaaataaagcaatttgaatttgaatttcataatgggcagcgttgggcaAGTAGAagcaatcacgatagtgtagagTCCTAAATGTCTATGATGGGCCAACATTGTAGATGTGTATTCATAAAGAATACGTCGTAATGGCGGCAAACATATGTTGGGCCAACGTTGCCCATTGTGTGGAGGGAtcattacaaatttaatttaacacgACGGCCGATTTTCATATATTACTACTAGctaaccgcccgcggcttcgcccgctttctctaaaacgatttgagatttaaactatcctatctctcaagttggatcgaactgcacatggtgtgcgaattttattataatcggttaagtgcttgaggagtccattgaggacaaacattgtgacacgagatttatatatattaaagatgGTTTTTTATTACCTTAGCTTTCAACTCCACCAAAGTACTTTTAAAAGTATCTTTCGGGCATGCTCTTTTATTCCTCTCTTTGACCATAGTATGtaactgtttatttaatttagttatttttctCTCTAATCTCTCTCTGACTATATTAACACCATTGCTCAAATGTGGTAAGGAATCTGCCGCCCGGCGCCATATTGAAATCTGATGACGTaattctgaaaatatttttaaatgcatatAAAAGTTGAGTTTATTAGAGTAAAACTCGACCAGCTtaaatggttttaataattttggcaTGAATAAAAATCAGAAAAAAAGAGctaacaaaaaatctattggatgtaccaaatatattttcaaaaaaagtaaattatatcAACGTCACTGGTAAAATATAGTGGTTAATTACTACTTTTGACTTATAATACtcaatcttatttattttcaaaattattttccattaGTCTTAAAAGATAAgataaaaacatatatataaaaaagatcgTGTGTGCccagcacacgtgtcagaagtgaaacttctttggcaagagtcatagatatcaaaatcgtcgccttactccatgacgtgacggtattgccatttCGGGAccatgaaattttactctcaacgcgcctaaagaagtttcatttcaaaacGTGTTCAAGTCTTACCCTGAATTTCTCTAGGCACTTTCAACCGTAGTTTATTCACATCTCTATACATAACTCTGATTTGCAATGACGTCTGTATAACAACAAACACTATTCCAAGAGCCATGTGCGCGGTGaagtttacaaaatttatgcCCTGTAAGAtttaaataagatattattaaaatatcagaaatttttactttcataatgtatttcaaatgcattcaaacaaaaaaacaatatcgaaaagaaataatatcgaTCTCTCGTATGTAGTCTTTTAAGTATCGCTTCAAACTCTGCCTAATACTTTcataggcagagttttgcttTGGACAAATTTCGAACATTATTGACTATTGTGAGTTGTCCAGTCTACGTCAATGATTTTTGATTGGTtggtaaatagtttttaaggCTGTTTAAGTGTCAATTTCAATTTGtgaaccaaataaaaaaaaaaaaaaaaattggtctttaattctaatttaatatgatttCAATACTTATAACAGTTAATAATAGCCTGGTTAGATTTTCATAGGAGTTGCTTTAGTATGTATTGTTCTGATTTAATACTTTCTGATTAGAtttacagggtgtcccactatcggtatactaagcgcgaagggacttgtagtcttgcatacactgatcacgtaaaaaatacataaacaacaaaattacgccaaaaattttttgctaaatttttccttaaaattcatgttttcttctctagcttcgcgcagccggcatataacGCTTCtttaatgtgagcattttatctatgaaaacataatattaaacgatagctcacgtgctggtggcaaagttgggcgggttgcttgttatgagTGTACTAcaaagagttttaagaattcatctatttcaaaaaaaaaaatgcatctggaattttataagtattttttacgtacttacgtacgtatgcaaaactacaaccTCTATTGAGCTTGGAATACCGacggtgggacaccctgtatataaagttaaaaataataacagtaTTACGGAAGCCAAATAGGtcttctattttatttattttccggTCTAATATGATATgggtattttattatctgttctAGTCTGTTCTGAAATGGTGCGGTCTGTTCTGATTCGATTTTATGCAGAAAATAGTGTATGAATCCTTCTTCaatcgacttcaaaaaaaagtaGTAAATTAGTAAGTTCTCAATtagaaaatacaataaataccgAAGtcaaaaatacagtttttagaatttttgtctgtttgtctctATGACCGGGTTAATCTCAAAAAGTACTGcatggatttacttcaaatttggtacagagatagcTTGAGACCTCAGGAAGAACAttttataggttttatcccgtaaatcccacgggaacgggaactatgcgggttttttttctgcgcgggcgtagccgcgggctgaaagctagtttttaatagattattaaaacaaactcACAGAATGAATAACAGCCTGGTTAGAAGCCACAATCACATTGGGCGGGTCTCCTACAGGAGTAGCTGTGCCTCCTATATTACTGAATATCGCCATGAACATTAATATTGGTACTGGGTCGAGGTCCATTACTTCGCATAACCtgagaattataattattattaaattgtatattgacatgatttcaaaaatagcaactatggagtttcttgccggttcttctccatagatactgctttccgaattaAGAGTTAACCGAGTTAAGAGTTAGCTGCTAATCTATATGTGCTGTAAGAgtaattataaactagcttttcgcccacagcttcgcccgcgtagtcaaaggaaaAGCCGAATTAGTCCCGTTAAAATTTTCGATAAAAACAAGTCAATCCAAGTTAGGGTAACTTGCTATGTgcgtgccaaatttcatgaaatacgGTTCAGGAGGTTTTGCGTGGGagcaacaaacaaacatacaaacattcgtatttataatattagtaggataaacATCAAGAATGTGTTTTATAggacaatttatttaaaaaataatattgaaagaaatgcaacattatattttatacctacaggtttaaatatgaaaattatttattaccttattGTAACAGGCGACATCAATAACACAGTGGTAACATTATCCAAAAACGTTGATAAAACTGCAGTTATTATACATAGGAGATAGATTAATGGCCATAATCTACCTTTTGTTAcctgaaaaaatacatacttgGAGTGAATGtctgtttgtatgtttatatgctatctaattttaaaccatatatcttcttcttatatataaaaatgaatcgcaaaatgtgttggtaagcgcataactcgagaacggctgaaccgatttcgataattctttttttattatattccttgaagtacgaggatggttcttatgtagagaaaacgtaaatatgtaccacgggcgaagccggggcggaccgctagtttaatataaaaatgaaacccgtttcgcgttgtcacggcatcacgtgtgaacggctgaaccgatttaattaattcttattttttaatgtctgTGGAAGTCCAagaatggttcttatgtagtgaaagcgttaatatgtaccacgggcgaaaccggggcggaccgctagtatgtaAAAAGGTTTGTTATGAAAACACTAAAttcgaaattttttatttcatttcattttttgtcTAGTTTAGAATCAATTTTACCAAAGTCTTTGGTGTGAATTTCAGGGCATATAACATATTGAAATGGATTTTTTAGAAGCaaagaaatagattttttttaatctaatatgtagtcaatacatataaatacaatttagtaTCAGCGCCAACCATTAGGAGTTTTTTTTTCACCTCAAAAATAACTCCtcaatatttcaattaaaagggccaatgatgatgatgatgatgatgatgatgatactgACATTTTTAACTATAACTTTAAAGAGTAGAAGAAAATAGGCGGGATTCCAAcgaatgctataaaatttataactcTAATTATACATTCTTAAATTAATACCTTACTAACCTCAAAAGTGAAAACCGCCAAATAATCAAAGATACCGGTTTCAGCCATAATAGCCACCAATATCATCATACTAAACAACAGAAGCAGTGTTTCTATATCAAGCCATGATATTATTTCCGGTAAAGTTGGTCTTTCTCCCACTAAAGATAGTGCCGCAAGTGATGTGGTAGATATTAAAAGGGCGGCCATTGTTCTGTTTATTATCTAAaaccataaattattattgtacatCGTTAtcctaattaatatttattattataaatgcgaaaacaACTCTGTCTGTCGGTCTGTTTGTCTCTTTTTACGCCTacacaactgaaccgatttggagGAAATTTGGTActaatatagttttaaacctgagaaaggacatagctTTTATGCCCGAAATTCCTCACAATCGCATAGTtcttttattccggaaattcCTCACAACCGCATAGTTGCAGTTTTCTTCgattttccgggataaaacctatcataTGTCCTTTCTCAAGAAAAGAGACATACTGACAAACGGTCAGACAGTgttgtaatattaatagagATGCGAAAGTGTTTGTCATTCTTTCACGTCATTACGTAGGATTTTTATGACGTTATTTTTGTCTGGAAATAGGAAGAATTTCCTTTTACTATACGAGCGGAGACGTGTGTGGAAAgctaattaagtatttttttatttaagggAAAGATTTAGAGGTTTTAATACATCTGGATACTAAGCATTTATTGGTATATGTAATaacaaattcataaaaaatagagTTCTTTTTTCGGAAAACAgctgttataaaaaaaaaagttcagtTCATTTCCCAATCCGAAGAAAATGTAATCCGTGAGGAGATTGAAACTGCTTTTTTTCTTGACAAGATGCCTCATTTATCATTTCTTTAACTACccttcaaataataaaaaaaacttaactaCAATTAAGAGAGCTTATTCtcacgtatatttttataaaaagtaactACTTAcctcaaaaataataagtacatacaagccacataacaataaaactgcATATATAACCCCAACACTGCCATCTAGcggatttaaattaaaactcatACTAAAAGCTATCACACTAGATGTCGttgtattcaaatataaattataatttatatttgtgttatttgTACGAAATATATGCGTTCTTGTTTCTACGTTTGTTGTTAATTTATCATTTTGGAGTAATATTTTCCATGATTGTGTGATCTGGAAGagaataaataggtatttaagaaaaacacAAGAGATTTTTAATGTGCttcatattgttttttattaaaaactaatacatttacaatagacaaatataaaaaggaGGTTTTTTAAGagctctatatttttaatttgtctcTTTAAAAactcataaatataattgatgCACACTTCAatgaatattttgtgtaacacACATAATTTCACATTATAAAGGACACGAAAAACAAGCGTAggcaatattatatacttatttaatacaGTTTTATAAGCACTAAAAACACTTGAACTTAAGAACTTATTGTcaaccgatccttgataagtgcacaaagtttgaattaaatctgtccgttaaattaaaatcgagtctaaaggaatcggttacatacaaacatacagatgaAGCTAATATATATACGTGTTAAAAAGACACTTACTTCATTTTCGTTTTCAAGCCACGCTATGAATTTTTCAGCCCCATCAAAAACAGTagaattcattttaatttctgATTGTTCTGTTATAAACGGTcctgttaattttattaatactgtATCTGTGTTTgacatgtttattgtataatctGTAATGGAAAGTGAGGGtagtaatataaatgtaagtataacaatataacaagcaaggaaataaaaacatttatcatattaaaaatagcGTTATCGCTTTTAGCAATCTCTGCCAGAAAACCTATGTATAGGATTTGTCTTATAAATTAGTATAAGGTTGGCAATGTATAAAttgagtaaaaataaaatatagatagtaATATAggaaaaatcaaaatattatatataaatcaaaagtgactgactgactgacataatgatctatcaacgcacagcccaaaccactgaaCGGATCGGgttgaaatttggcatgcaggtagatgttaggacggaggcatccgctaagaaaggattttgatcagttctacccccaaggggataaaataggggatgaaagttTATATGtatcatgaaaatttatcttttccacgcaggcgaagctgcgggcaacagctagttagTATAATATTGTCTGCGatattagataaaataaatatgacttACTGTTAATTTCTCCAGGAATAATAGCTGTAGTTATAAATCTCTCGTGTTTTTCATTATACGTTAGAAACACACAGGTAAAGAAAACCCAACAGCCTAGTAGTAAcgacatttttatatagtgt
This is a stretch of genomic DNA from Colias croceus chromosome 29, ilColCroc2.1. It encodes these proteins:
- the LOC123704256 gene encoding P protein-like, translated to MDLWRRFKKPPREIDKSTYSLVSCSELSPDTLQVWNGLPDEIKKDPSLEQIRQKYEELGNGDKLSNQGIEKIARFTINSDPILDNNCRETTQEEFHLEEHENDVHISPEDRRKQAQKKRTKHYIKMSLLLGCWVFFTCVFLTYNEKHERFITTAIIPGEINNYTINMSNTDTVLIKLTGPFITEQSEIKMNSTVFDGAEKFIAWLENENEITQSWKILLQNDKLTTNVETRTHIFRTNNTNINYNLYLNTTTSSVIAFSMSFNLNPLDGSVGVIYAVLLLCGLYVLIIFEIINRTMAALLISTTSLAALSLVGERPTLPEIISWLDIETLLLLFSMMILVAIMAETGIFDYLAVFTFEVTKGRLWPLIYLLCIITAVLSTFLDNVTTVLLMSPVTIRLCEVMDLDPVPILMFMAIFSNIGGTATPVGDPPNVIVASNQAVIHSGINFVNFTAHMALGIVFVVIQTSLQIRVMYRDVNKLRLKVPREIQELRHQISIWRRAADSLPHLSNGVNIVRERLERKITKLNKQLHTMVKERNKRACPKDTFKSTLVELKAKYKIRDRTLLIKSTIAIVFVVTVFFLHSIPELNRVSLGWTAFLGAILLLTLADRDDLEPILHRVEWSTLLFFGALFVLMEALSKLGLILYIGGLMEQLILQVEETSRLAVAIVLTLWVSGTLSAFVDNIPLTTMMVRVVVAIGNNPNLGLPMGPLVWALLYGACLGGNGTLIGASANVVCAGVAEQHGYKFTFVKFFKVGFPIMIGHLVVSTVYLLVCHCVFEWH